The sequence below is a genomic window from Deinococcus terrestris.
CGGTCTGGCGCATGTCGGCGTGTGGCGCGTGCTGGAAGAAGCCGGGCTGCCGCCGCAGGTGCTGGCGGGCACCTCGATGGGCGGGCTGGTCGCAGCCTTTATCGCGGCGGGGGTGAAGGCGGACGAGTTGCAGCGCATCTCGGAAACGGTGTCGTGGCGGCGGCTGCTCGACTGGCGTCTGGGGAGGGGACTGCTGCGGGCGTCCGCGTTCGAGGCGTGGCTGGCCGGTCACCTGCCCCCCACCTTCGAGGCGCTGGAGCGTCCGCTGGCCGTCACCGCGACAGACGTGCTGACCGGGCGCATGGTGTACCTGCGGGGCGGCGACCTGTACGCGGCGCTGCGGGCGACCACGGCCTATCCAGGGGCCATCGACCCGGTGCCGTACGGCGACATGCTGCTGGCTGACGGCGGGATTCTGAACCAGGTGCCGGTGGACGCGGCGTTTTTTCTGGGCGTGCAGCGGGTCGTGGCCGTGGATGTCACGGCCGCCGAGCCGCTGGAGCTGCCTGGGGGTCGGCGGCGCTGGCGCTCGGAGACCCATCTGGGGACGGTGCGCTCGCTGCGGCGGGCAGTGGACATCATGCAGGCGCAACTGACCGACGCCCGGCTGAGCCTCTACCGCCCGGACGTGCTGCTGCGCCCCGACCTCGGGGACATCGACCTGCCGTCCTTTCGCCGGGGAGCCGAGGCCATAGGGGCGGGCGAGGCGGCGGCGCGGGCCGAGCTGGGGCGGGTGCGGGCGCTGGTAGGGGGATAGGGGCCGCCGCCCCGGTCCCCGGTCCGCTATCCTGCGCGGCGGACGGCCGCGGCGCGGGCGCGGGGCAGGGCCTGTCAGCTTTTCCTCCGCCGTCTGCCCGCCGACCTAAAGGAGCCGCATGACAAGACTGAAAGGGGCCGGAAGCGGTCCGCTGGGCAAACTGTGGAAGGAAGTGCTGGAACCCATCGTTTTCGCGGTGGTGATCACCCAGTTTCTGGCGACGCTGGTGGGTGTCGACGGCGTGAGCATGATGCCCAACCTGCGCGACCGCGAGCGGGTCTTCGTGCCCAAATACGAGACGTGGCTGCACAAGGCGGGCGTGGGTGACTTCAGCCGGGGCGACATCTTGATTTTCAAGCCCGCGCGCGAGGCCGCCGACCGCGCCCCCGACCTCACCCGGCCCGGCCCCTTCGGCCTGTGGACCTACCGCCCCTTTCTGATCAAGCGGCTGATCGGCCTGCCGGGCGACCGCATCCGCATCGAGAACGGCGAGGTGTTCGTCAACAGCGTGCGCCTCGACCAAGGCTGGACCACCGACTACTGGCGCGAGCAGGGCTGCTGGGACACCCAGAGCCCGCTGGCGAACCAGGCGACCTCCAGCATCGGCGGGATCGTGCCTGACCGCGAGGAGATCACGGTCCCGGACGGCCACTACTTCGTGATGGGCGACAACCGCACGGCGGGCGGCAGCGAGGACTCGCGCCTCTTCGGGCCGGTGCCGCTGCGCGACATCGCGGGGCGGGCGGCGGCGGTCGTGTGGCCGGTCGTGCGCAAGCAAAACGCCACCTACGACTGCGCGGCGGGGCAGGTCGCCGAGCTGAGCGGCGACAGCGTGATGAACTGGCGCGTGCTGGACCGCCCCGAGGCCTTCGACGCGCTGAAGTCGGCGCTGGGCAATCAGGCGAAGCGCTGACGTTGATCAATGGGAACGCCGGGCCTCCCCCTCCGAGTGCCCGGCGTTCTGGTTGTTCGGTGGGCGACAGAAAGACCCCCCGACCTACTCCTCTTCCCCGTCCTCGCCGCCCAGCACGGTGATCTCGGTGTCCTCCCAGGCGACCCGGTACTCGCCCTCGCGGGCGATGAAGTCGGCGGCCATCCGCAGGGTTTCCTCGACCCAGCCGTAGTCGTTGCTGAGGGTGGCGACCCCGATCACCTCCCAGTCATGGGCGTCGAGGCCGTCGAGGCGGGCCACGGTGAGGGGGTAACGGGCCTTGAGGCGCTCGACGACCGGGCGCACCAGGGCGCGTTTTTCCTTGAGGTTGCCGACCCAGGGCATCTCCACCCGGACGGTCAGGACGCCGACGTAGCCGAGGGCCACGGGGCCTTCAGAGCATCCCGGCCAGGAACCCCTGCGAGCGCACGGCCCGCACGAGGTCCATCACGGTGTGCTGGGAGGGGTCGTAGTGGACTTCAATCTGGCCCTCGTCGGGGGTGGCCTGGGCGACGCCGGGGAGGGAACGGAGGTGCTGGGCGACGCGCTCGCCCGACTCGCGGGTCAGGCCGCGCACGCCGAGCAGCACGCGGGTGGGCTTAAGGGTCATGGCCGACATTATGCCGCGCCCCCATCCGCCCCACCCAATCGGGTGCCGGGCGCGGTCACGGCGCGGGTGCCGAGGTGACAGACCCCGTACCCGCCGACGAGGTGCGCCTCCTCCTGCCGGGCGGCGCCCTCCAGCGCGGGGGTGACCGGAAAGTGGACCTCGTACACGGCGCTGTCATAGGCGCTCTTGACGACGGCGTGCAGGAGGCCACCAGCCGCCTCTCCTGAGGCGTCCGGCGCGAGCAGCAGCGAGCGCACCAGGACGATAGGGCGGTCCCCCTGCCAGACGTGCTGGGCAAGGACAGCCCCGGCAAGGCCCGCGCCCGCGCCCTGCGCGACGAAGGAATGTTCGCTGCGCTCGTAGAACTTCAGGGCGGCGAGGCTGGTGCTCAGGCGGCCCATGCGCTCGCGCTCCGGCAGGGTATCGAAGGCGGGGTCAGCCGCGTGCTGGGCAGTGAGGTCGAGCTGGGCGAGGGCCTCGAAGTCGGCCTCGGTAAAGGTGCGGTAGCGGAGCATCGTGGGCTCAGCCTAGCGCCGGAGGGCCGCCAGAATCTCCTCCCGCGTGGGCATCGCGTCCTGCGCTCCGGGGCGGGTGCAGGTCAGGGAAGCAGCCACGCCCGCCGCCCGCAGCGCTTCGGGGAGGGGCGAGCCCGCGACGAGTTCGGCGGCCAGGACGCCCGCGAAGGTGTCGCCCGCTCCGGTGGTGTCCACCGGCGTGACGGGCAGGGCGGGGAAGGCATAAGTCTCGTCCTCAGTCACCGTCAGGCTGCCCCGCGCTCCCAGGGTCACGGTCACGGCCTGGGGTCCGGACGCGAGGAGGGCGCGGGCCTGCGCCTCCACGTCCCCCCCACTGGGGGCGAGGGCGGCCAGCTCGGCTTCATTGACGAGCAGATGGGTGACGTGGGCGAGGAGCTCAGGGTCGGGCGCCTGCGCGGGGGCCGCGTTGAGGAGCACGGCCAGGCCCGCCGCATGCCCCCGCCGCGCCGCCTCGCGGGTGACCCCGGCGGGCAGTTCGCCTTGCAGCAGCAGGTGGGTGTGGGGGGTGAGGTCGGCGGGCAGCTGCTCGGGCGTCATCCGCGCATTGGCCCCACTCGCCACCGTGATCGCGTTCTCGCCGCCCTCCGCCACCGTGATCAGGGCGAGGCCGGTAGGCGTGTCCAGCGTGTGCAGCCGGGTCAGGTCCACCCCCGCCCGCGTCAGGCCGCGCAGGGCCGCCTCGCGGAAGGGGTCGTGGCCCACCGCTCCGCACAGGGTCACCCGTGCCCCGGCCAGCGCCGCCGCGACCGCCTGATTCGCCCCCTTGCCGCCGGGCGAGACGCGCACGTCGCCGCCCAGCACCGTCTCACCGGGAGCGGGGATGTGGGGCGCCCGCACGGCCAGGTCGGCATTCACGCTGCCGACCACCAGCAGGGTCATTCCACGTCCGCCGTCTCAGCGGGGTAACGCTCCTGCCACAGCGCCCAGCCCTCGTCCGGAAAGGCGCGTTTGGCCTCGGGCGCGAAGAGGCGGGCGCCCTCGGCCTCCAGTTCGGGGTCGGGGCAGGGCAGCACCTGGGTTTCCTGCATGGCGGGATGGTCGCTCCACTTGATCAAGCGGCCCGAGCCGCCCCAGGGGTCGTCGGTGGCCCACACGACCCGGCCGACCCCCAGCAGGGCGGAAGCGCCTCCGCACATCAGGCAGGGTTCCAGACTGGTGTAGAGGGTCAGGGTCTCGGGGTCCCTCAGCTTCCCCGCCGCGAAAAAGAGGTCCATCTCGGCGTGGGCGACGCTGGCGGCCCCCACGTGCTCGGGCGTCTGGGCCTCCCCGACGCGGTTGCGGCCCCGGCCGATGATCTCGCCGCCTGCGTCCACCAGCACGGCGCCGACGGGTGAGCTGCCCGAGGCCTGCGCCTCACGCGCGAGGGCCAGGGCTTCCTGAAGGTAGGTGCGGTGGGGGGCGGTCGGGCGGCCCGGTGTCATGCGGCCCAGTGTGGCACGGCCCCCCTAGGGGAAGCGCGGGCGAAGGGGTGTGCTTATACTGAGTTCAATGACAAGTCGCCCCCACCCTGCCCGCCGCCACTCCCAGGCGGCGGGTGCGGCCCAGCGGGGGCGCGAGGAGCGTGAATGACCCCAATGGAGAGACCCTGGCTGTCCCACTACGAGGAAGGTGTGCCGCACGAGTTCACGCCGACCAACGACACGCTGCCCGACCTGCTCCGCCGGACGGCGGAACAGTACCCGGACCGCACCGCCCTGACCTTTCTGGGCGCGAAGACGACCTACCGGGTGCTGTGGCAGCAGGCCCTGAGCTTCGCGGCGGCGCTGCAAAAGATCGGGGTGCAACCCGGCGAGCGCGTCAGCCTGATGCTGCCCAACTGCCCGCAGTTCGTGGTGGGCTTTTACGGAGCGCTGTTGGCCGGGGCCACGGTGGTCAACACCAGCCCGCTGTACACCCCGCACGAATTGCAGCACCAGCTTCAGGACAGCGGCAGTGAGACGCTGATCCTGCTCGACGCCTTTTACCCGCGCTACGAGGAGATCGCCGGAACGGTCCCGGTGCAACGGGTGATCGTGACCGGGATTCAGGACGCGCTGCCCTTCCCCAAAAACGTGCTGTATCCGCTCAAGGCCCGCCGCGAGGGAACCTGGGTGGGCGTGAAGGCCGGGGGGTCGGTGTACTCCATGACGCAGCTCGTGCGGCAGGACGGCACGCCGGAGCCCGTGGTCCTGCGCCCGGACGACGTGGCCCTGCTGCAATACACGGGCGGCACGACCGGCGTCCCCAAGGGCGCGATGCTGACCCACCGCAACCTCGTGGCGAACGCCGAGCAGGCCCGCGCGTGGATGACCGACCTGAAAGACGGGCAGGAGGTCACGCTGGCCGCCATCCCCTTTTTCCACGTTTACGGGATGACGGTGGCGATGAACCTCAGCCTCTTGATCGGGGCGACCATTGTGCTGGTGCCCAATGCGCGGGACATCAAGATGGTGCTGGGCCAGATCGACGCGAGCGGGGCGACCCTCTTTCCCGGTGTGCCCACCCTGTACAACGCGATCAACCACCACCCCGACACCCCGAAGCACGACCTGACCACCATCCGCGCCTGCATCAGCGGGTCGGCGCCGCTGCTGCTGGAAACGGCGCGGCAGTTCCGGCAGATCACCGGGGGCGCCAATCTGGTGGAGGGCTACGGGCTGACCGAGGCCAGCCCCATCACGCACACCAACCCGATCTTCGGGGACCAGCGCGAGGGCAGCATCGGCCTGCCATTCCCCGGCGTGGACGCCGTGGTCATGGGCGAGGACGGCCAGCCCGTGCCGACCGGCGAGGTGGGCGAACTGTGGGTGTCCGGCCCGATGGTGATGAAGGGGTATTACAACCGCCCCGACGAGACGGCCAAGGTGCTGCGCGAGTGGCAGGGCCAGACCTGGCTGCTGACGGGCGACATGGCGGTTATGGACGACGATGGGTACTTCCGCATCGTGGACCGCAAGAAGGACCTGATTATCGCGGGAGGCTTCAACGTCTATCCGCGTGAGGTGGAGGAAGTGCTGACCATGCACCCCGCCGTGCTGGAAGCCGCCGCCGTGGGCGTGCCCGACGAGTACCGGGGCGAGAGCGTGCACGCGGTCGTGGTCCTCAAGCCGGGGCAGCAGGCGACCGAGGCCGACATCATCGCCCACTGCCGCCGCGAACTCAGCGCCTACAAGGCGCCCCGCAGCGTGGAGTTCCGCGCCGAACTCCCCAAGACGGCGGTGGGCAAGGTACTGCGCCGCCAGCTCGCGGACGAGGCGAGGGCGGCCCGGCAGCAGCCCGCCTGACCTCTCCGCCCTCATCACGCAGGACTCCGGGGTGGCCTGGGGTCCTGTCCTTTTGGTGAGGGCGACCACCTTTCACTTGCCAGGTCGCCTCGTCCCGGAGGACCATACGAGGAGCCACTTCCGGGGCCTTTTTTGCCGACTGACAGCGGGTTTGTGCCCCCCCGGAGGGCGTGTTAGGCTCGCCTTCATACCCAAGGAGGCAGGACCATGACGAACACGCTGCTGGAGGGCTTCCTCCCCTTTGAACACGAGCCGTATTTCGCCTTCGGTCAGCCGGAGGTGGCCGAGCGGCAGCGGGCGGCCTACCGCGCGGTGCGGGAGAAGTACGTCGGCCGGGAGTTCCCGCTCTACATCGGCGGGCGGGCGGTGGAAGGCGAGGGCACCTTTGAGGTCCGCAACCCGGCCGACACCCGCGAGGTGGTGTGGCGCTTTCCGAAGGCGACCCCCGAGCAGCGCGAGGAGGCGATTCGCTGCGCTGGAGAGGCGTTTGAGGACTGGCGCTTTTCGGACCCCCTCCAGCGGGCGACCATCTTCAAGCGGGCAGCCGAGCTGTTGCGGGCGCGGAGGATGGAGTTCAACGCCGTGATGGGCCTGGAAAACGGCAAGAACTGGGCCGAGGCCGACGGCGAGGTGGCCGAGTGCGTGGACCACTTTGAGGTCTTTGCCCGCGAGACGCTGAAGTGGGCGCAGGGGAATGCCGTCTACCCGATGCCCGACGAGCACGTCACGACCGTCTACGAACCGCTGGGCGTGGTCGTGACCATCAGCCCGTGGAACTTTCCGGCGGCGATCCCGCTGGGCATGAGTCTGGGGGCTATCGCGGCGGGGAATACCGTGATCTGGAAACCCGCGTCGGAAACGCCACTGTCTAGCCTGTTGATGGTCGAACTGCTGTACGAGGCGGGCTTGCCGCGGGGCGTCATCCAGTTCCTGACCGGGACGGACGAAGTGCTGGGCGATTCCCTCGTGGACCACAGGGACGTCCGCATGATCGCGTTCACCGGCTCCAAGGAGATCGGCTGCCGCATCTACGAGCGGGCGGCGAAGGTGCAGCCGGGGCAGCGCTGGCTCAAGCGCGTGATCGCGGAGATGGGCGGCAAGGACCCGACGGTGGTCTGCGCCGACGGCGACATCGACGCGGCGGCGCTGGGCATCGTGCAGTCGGCCTTCGGGTACGCCGGGCAGAAGTGCTCCGCGTGCAGCCGGGTGATCGCGGAAGAGAGCGTGTACGACGAGCTGCTGGAGAAGGTCGTGCGGCTGGCGGGGGAGCTGAAGGTCGGCTCGCCGGAGGAGAACGGGGCGATAGGGCCAGTGATCCACGCGGGGAGCGCCGAGCGAATCATGGGCTATATCGAGCGCGGCAAGCAGACCGCCCGCCTGGTGCTGGGCGGCGAACGGGCTGAGATGGGCGAGGCCGAGGGTGGCTACGTGCAGCCCACCATCTTCGCGGACGTGGACCCGAAAGACCCCCTTTTTCAGGAGGAGATCTTCGGCCCGGTCCTCAGCTTCACGAAGGCCCGCGACTGGGAACACGCCATCGCGCTGGCGAACGACTCGGAATACGGCCTGACCGCCGCCTTCTACAGCCGCGATCCGCGCAAGATCGAGGAAGCGCGGCGGCGCATCCACGTCGGCAACCTGTACGTGAACCGCAAGTGCACCGGGGCCTTGAGCGGCACCCACGCCTTCGGCGGCTACGGCATGAGCGGCACGAACGCGAAGGTGGGCGGGCCGGACTACCTCTTCTGGTTTGTGCAGACGAAGACGGTGGCGCAGAAGTACTGAGGCTAGGGCGAGGCGCTGGCCCCCAGCCACGCCAATGCCTCGGCCTCGGTCCTCACGAAGCGGATGAGGGGATGACGGGCGTGCTCGTGGGCGAGTTCGGCAAAGCGTTCGCCGTGGGCCGCGAAGTCTGACAGGATCAGCGCCGTGCGGATGCCGTAATTGGTCAGCTTCTGGAAGAGTTCGCCCGCCAGTCCGCTGCGAAGCTGGAAAAACTCCGGGCCGAGGTCCGCCTCAGTCAGGATCAGACCGCCCAGACCCCAGGCAGCGCCGATCAGGTGGGAGACGTCGGACAGGCTCTGGACGCTCACGCCCAGTTCGCTCGCCGCCTTGATTCGGAGTTCGTCCATCCGGAGCAGGCTACCCCGCCTCCCCGTCTGCGAGACTGACCCCATGACCGACACCCAACCCGACCGCAACGAGCGTGCCCAGCTCGCCTTCGCCCGGCTGCTGCCCAAGCTGTTCCGGGGCGGGCAGGCGTTCGTGGGCGTGGAGGCGGCCCTGAGCGGCCTGGACGCCGACACCGCCGCCCGCCGCCCGGAGGGGCTGCCGCATTCGGTGGCCGAACTGGTCGCGCACGTGAACTGGTGGAACCGCTGGATGCTGGACATCATCGAGATGGGGCAGGCGCTGCCCTATCCTGCCCACGCCGCCGACACCTGGCCCGCCGTGACCCCGCAGGACTGGCCGCGTGTCAAGGCCGAGTTCTACGAGCTGCTCGCACGGGTGGACACCCACACGGCCCGCCCGGACCTCGCCAACCCGGTCAACCACGACGAGACCATCGGGGAACTGCTGGCCGACTTCGCCCTGCACACGGCGCACCACTTCGGGCAGGTCGTCACGGTGCGGCAGGCGCTGGGGGCGTGGCCGCCTCCGGGGGGCGGGGACACGTGGTAGACGCCGACCTCGCCGTCACCGAACTCAACGCCGGAGACTCCAGCCGCGCCTCGCACGTGTGGCGGGTGGAGTCGGCGGATGGGCCGGTGATCCTGCGGCGCTCGTGGTGGACCTCGCCCGACGTGAGTGCGTTCATGCTGGGGCTCTCGCGCCTGTTCGGGGTGGACCCCCGCGACCTGCACGTCACCGCCGACGCCTACCGCTTCTGGCGGGGGCTGGGGGCCTGGGAGGTGCCGGAGGTGCTGGGCTTCACCGACTTCCGGGGCGGCCCGGCGCTGCGGGTCGCTTTCGTTCCCGGTGAGCCTGCGCGGGACTTGCGGGAGGCGGACGCGGCGGAGCTGGGGCGGCGGGTGGCGCGGGTTCACGCTCAGGCGGCGGACGGTTTCGGCCCGGTGACGGGTCAGCCGTCGCAGCCGCTGGCCGACTTCTATCCCCATGCTCTGGAGATGGTGCGCGGGGTGGCCTCCCACTTCGGGCCGGACGCCTGGGCGGACCACTGGCCGGACGTGGAAGCAGCGTTCGCGGCGGCCCCCTCCCCCACCCGCGCCGTGCCGATGCTGCTGGACTGGAACGGCTCGCAGTTCGTGTGGCGAGGCGGGCAACCCTTCGCCCTGGTGGATGTGGAGGCGTCAGCTTTCGCGCCGCCTGAACTGGACCTGTGCCTGTGGGAAGTGCTACTGGACGCGGCGGGTGCCCAGGCTTTCCGGGCCGCCTATGCCCAGACGTTGCCCTTTCCCGACCTCGGCCCGCACCGCGCCCCCTGCCGCCTGCTCCTGCGGGCGCTGGAGGTGGAGGGGGCGCCTCCCCTCCCCGCGTGGCTGGCCCTGCCTCCCCACTTCGACTCCTGACTCCCGAAAGGCTTCCTTCCTGTGACTGACTCCAGCGTCTTCTACCGTTCGCGCAAGCCCTATCCGACCGCCGTGCGCGGGGAGGGGGTGTACCTGTACGACGGGGCCGGGCGGCGCTGGCTGGACGGTTCCTCGGGGGCGCTGGTGGCGAACATCGGGCACGGACGGGCGGAGGTCGCCGAGGCGATGGCGCGGCAGGCCCGCACGCTGCCCTTTGTCCACGGCTCGCAGTTCACGTCGGACGTGCTGGAGGAGTACGCGGCGCGGCTGACCGCCTTTCTGGGGCTGCCCGGCTTCCGCTTCTGGGCGGTGTCGGGCGGCTCGGAGGCGAACGAGAGCGCGATCAAGCTGGCGCGGCAGTACCACGTGGAGCGCGGCGAGCCGGAGCGGTACAAGGTCATCACGCGGGTGCCCAGCTACCACGGCGCCTCGCTGGGGGCGCTCGCGGCGTCGGGAATGGGAGCGCGGCGGGCCATGTACGCCCCGCTGATGAACGAGGCGGCGTGGCCCAAGATGCCCAAACCCGACCCGAGGCTTTCCGGTGAGGAAGACGCCGAACGGCTGCGGGCGGTGCTGGAGGAGGCCGGGCCGGACACGGTCGCCGCCTTCCTCTGCGAGCCGGTCGTGGGCGCGTCGGACGCGGCGCTCGCCCCCAATCCGGGGTATCACGCCCGCATCGCGGAGATTTGCCGCGAGTACGGCGTCCTCTTCATCGCAGACGAGGTCATGAGCGGAATGGGCCGCTGCGGGGCGCCGCTGGCCGTGCGGCTGGGGGGGGACGTGACCCCCGACATCGTGGTGCTGGGCAAGGGCCTGGCCGCCGGATACGCGCCGCTGGCCGGGCTGGCCGCCTCGCCGGAGATATACCGCACGGTAATGGAGGGGTCAGGCGCCTTCCAGCACGGCTTTACCTACGCCGGGCACCCGGTCAGCGTGGCGGCGGGCCTGAGCGTGCTGGAGATCGTGGAACGCGAGGAGCTGCCGGGGCGGGCGCGGGGGCAGGGCGAGCGGTTGCTGGCCGGGCTGCGGGACCTCCAGAGCCGTCATCCCGCCGTGCTGGAGGTACGCGGGCACGGCCTGCTGCTGGGCGTGGTGCTGGGCGACCCGCGGACGGGCGAGGCTTGCGCGGCGCCGGGCCTCGCCGGGCGGGTGGCGGCGGCGGCGTGGGAGCGCGGGCTGATCACCTATCCGGGTACGGGGGCGGTGGACGGCACGCGCGGCGATCACCTGCTGCTGGGACCACCGCTGAGCATCACGGACGCGGAAGTGGACGAGATGCTCGCGGCGCTGGATGGGGCACTGAGAGCGGCGGGCTGAGAGCTACAACAGAGGGGGAGCCGCTGGCAATACCGCGCGGCTCCCCCTGTCCCATCCGCCTACAGCGTCAGAA
It includes:
- a CDS encoding DUF503 domain-containing protein → MALGYVGVLTVRVEMPWVGNLKEKRALVRPVVERLKARYPLTVARLDGLDAHDWEVIGVATLSNDYGWVEETLRMAADFIAREGEYRVAWEDTEITVLGGEDGEEE
- a CDS encoding DUF4180 domain-containing protein produces the protein MDELRIKAASELGVSVQSLSDVSHLIGAAWGLGGLILTEADLGPEFFQLRSGLAGELFQKLTNYGIRTALILSDFAAHGERFAELAHEHARHPLIRFVRTEAEALAWLGASASP
- a CDS encoding long-chain-fatty-acid--CoA ligase, with protein sequence MERPWLSHYEEGVPHEFTPTNDTLPDLLRRTAEQYPDRTALTFLGAKTTYRVLWQQALSFAAALQKIGVQPGERVSLMLPNCPQFVVGFYGALLAGATVVNTSPLYTPHELQHQLQDSGSETLILLDAFYPRYEEIAGTVPVQRVIVTGIQDALPFPKNVLYPLKARREGTWVGVKAGGSVYSMTQLVRQDGTPEPVVLRPDDVALLQYTGGTTGVPKGAMLTHRNLVANAEQARAWMTDLKDGQEVTLAAIPFFHVYGMTVAMNLSLLIGATIVLVPNARDIKMVLGQIDASGATLFPGVPTLYNAINHHPDTPKHDLTTIRACISGSAPLLLETARQFRQITGGANLVEGYGLTEASPITHTNPIFGDQREGSIGLPFPGVDAVVMGEDGQPVPTGEVGELWVSGPMVMKGYYNRPDETAKVLREWQGQTWLLTGDMAVMDDDGYFRIVDRKKDLIIAGGFNVYPREVEEVLTMHPAVLEAAAVGVPDEYRGESVHAVVVLKPGQQATEADIIAHCRRELSAYKAPRSVEFRAELPKTAVGKVLRRQLADEARAARQQPA
- a CDS encoding patatin-like phospholipase family protein; the protein is MPGYGLVLGGGGARGLAHVGVWRVLEEAGLPPQVLAGTSMGGLVAAFIAAGVKADELQRISETVSWRRLLDWRLGRGLLRASAFEAWLAGHLPPTFEALERPLAVTATDVLTGRMVYLRGGDLYAALRATTAYPGAIDPVPYGDMLLADGGILNQVPVDAAFFLGVQRVVAVDVTAAEPLELPGGRRRWRSETHLGTVRSLRRAVDIMQAQLTDARLSLYRPDVLLRPDLGDIDLPSFRRGAEAIGAGEAAARAELGRVRALVGG
- the lepB gene encoding signal peptidase I, with the protein product MTRLKGAGSGPLGKLWKEVLEPIVFAVVITQFLATLVGVDGVSMMPNLRDRERVFVPKYETWLHKAGVGDFSRGDILIFKPAREAADRAPDLTRPGPFGLWTYRPFLIKRLIGLPGDRIRIENGEVFVNSVRLDQGWTTDYWREQGCWDTQSPLANQATSSIGGIVPDREEITVPDGHYFVMGDNRTAGGSEDSRLFGPVPLRDIAGRAAAVVWPVVRKQNATYDCAAGQVAELSGDSVMNWRVLDRPEAFDALKSALGNQAKR
- a CDS encoding heavy-metal-associated domain-containing protein; amino-acid sequence: MSAMTLKPTRVLLGVRGLTRESGERVAQHLRSLPGVAQATPDEGQIEVHYDPSQHTVMDLVRAVRSQGFLAGML
- a CDS encoding phosphotransferase family protein — encoded protein: MAASGGRGHVVDADLAVTELNAGDSSRASHVWRVESADGPVILRRSWWTSPDVSAFMLGLSRLFGVDPRDLHVTADAYRFWRGLGAWEVPEVLGFTDFRGGPALRVAFVPGEPARDLREADAAELGRRVARVHAQAADGFGPVTGQPSQPLADFYPHALEMVRGVASHFGPDAWADHWPDVEAAFAAAPSPTRAVPMLLDWNGSQFVWRGGQPFALVDVEASAFAPPELDLCLWEVLLDAAGAQAFRAAYAQTLPFPDLGPHRAPCRLLLRALEVEGAPPLPAWLALPPHFDS
- a CDS encoding DinB family protein, producing MTDTQPDRNERAQLAFARLLPKLFRGGQAFVGVEAALSGLDADTAARRPEGLPHSVAELVAHVNWWNRWMLDIIEMGQALPYPAHAADTWPAVTPQDWPRVKAEFYELLARVDTHTARPDLANPVNHDETIGELLADFALHTAHHFGQVVTVRQALGAWPPPGGGDTW
- a CDS encoding L-glutamate gamma-semialdehyde dehydrogenase produces the protein MTNTLLEGFLPFEHEPYFAFGQPEVAERQRAAYRAVREKYVGREFPLYIGGRAVEGEGTFEVRNPADTREVVWRFPKATPEQREEAIRCAGEAFEDWRFSDPLQRATIFKRAAELLRARRMEFNAVMGLENGKNWAEADGEVAECVDHFEVFARETLKWAQGNAVYPMPDEHVTTVYEPLGVVVTISPWNFPAAIPLGMSLGAIAAGNTVIWKPASETPLSSLLMVELLYEAGLPRGVIQFLTGTDEVLGDSLVDHRDVRMIAFTGSKEIGCRIYERAAKVQPGQRWLKRVIAEMGGKDPTVVCADGDIDAAALGIVQSAFGYAGQKCSACSRVIAEESVYDELLEKVVRLAGELKVGSPEENGAIGPVIHAGSAERIMGYIERGKQTARLVLGGERAEMGEAEGGYVQPTIFADVDPKDPLFQEEIFGPVLSFTKARDWEHAIALANDSEYGLTAAFYSRDPRKIEEARRRIHVGNLYVNRKCTGALSGTHAFGGYGMSGTNAKVGGPDYLFWFVQTKTVAQKY
- a CDS encoding DUF1999 domain-containing protein → MLRYRTFTEADFEALAQLDLTAQHAADPAFDTLPERERMGRLSTSLAALKFYERSEHSFVAQGAGAGLAGAVLAQHVWQGDRPIVLVRSLLLAPDASGEAAGGLLHAVVKSAYDSAVYEVHFPVTPALEGAARQEEAHLVGGYGVCHLGTRAVTAPGTRLGGADGGAA
- a CDS encoding aminotransferase family protein yields the protein MTDSSVFYRSRKPYPTAVRGEGVYLYDGAGRRWLDGSSGALVANIGHGRAEVAEAMARQARTLPFVHGSQFTSDVLEEYAARLTAFLGLPGFRFWAVSGGSEANESAIKLARQYHVERGEPERYKVITRVPSYHGASLGALAASGMGARRAMYAPLMNEAAWPKMPKPDPRLSGEEDAERLRAVLEEAGPDTVAAFLCEPVVGASDAALAPNPGYHARIAEICREYGVLFIADEVMSGMGRCGAPLAVRLGGDVTPDIVVLGKGLAAGYAPLAGLAASPEIYRTVMEGSGAFQHGFTYAGHPVSVAAGLSVLEIVEREELPGRARGQGERLLAGLRDLQSRHPAVLEVRGHGLLLGVVLGDPRTGEACAAPGLAGRVAAAAWERGLITYPGTGAVDGTRGDHLLLGPPLSITDAEVDEMLAALDGALRAAG
- a CDS encoding ribokinase, which encodes MTLLVVGSVNADLAVRAPHIPAPGETVLGGDVRVSPGGKGANQAVAAALAGARVTLCGAVGHDPFREAALRGLTRAGVDLTRLHTLDTPTGLALITVAEGGENAITVASGANARMTPEQLPADLTPHTHLLLQGELPAGVTREAARRGHAAGLAVLLNAAPAQAPDPELLAHVTHLLVNEAELAALAPSGGDVEAQARALLASGPQAVTVTLGARGSLTVTEDETYAFPALPVTPVDTTGAGDTFAGVLAAELVAGSPLPEALRAAGVAASLTCTRPGAQDAMPTREEILAALRR
- a CDS encoding nucleoside deaminase, giving the protein MTPGRPTAPHRTYLQEALALAREAQASGSSPVGAVLVDAGGEIIGRGRNRVGEAQTPEHVGAASVAHAEMDLFFAAGKLRDPETLTLYTSLEPCLMCGGASALLGVGRVVWATDDPWGGSGRLIKWSDHPAMQETQVLPCPDPELEAEGARLFAPEAKRAFPDEGWALWQERYPAETADVE